One Drosophila teissieri strain GT53w chromosome X, Prin_Dtei_1.1, whole genome shotgun sequence genomic window, TGGTCACATAGCCCGTATAGGCAATGAATATGTAGGTCAGCGGAAAGAACGGAGAGCTTAGCAGAACGTTGGGCATTCTAAAAGGGAATAGAATATTAGGCCACAAAAGAAGAGAATCATTTAGCAGGATTCGGTAAGTCAAGGTAATGGATCAGTATTtcataataaattcaattgagATAATCTCACGTCATGTTGAAGGGCGTAAACCAGACGAAGTCCTCGAAACGCTTCTGGAGGCACAGCACCAATGCGATCAGGATCGGCTTCAGGTTGTAGGTGGTGCACGTGAAGAATCCGGCGGACAGTGGCCAGAAGTTGATGCGGGCCGCCATGGCCGAGTACCTCAGCCGGATGTCCCGCTGCTCGGATCGCTCCCAGTTGGGATCGAAGAGCAGGCGCCGCAGGCGGTGCCACATGGTCGATAGATCCCGGCGATAGTGCAGCATGAGGAACATCTTGAGCAGCGTGACCGCCGAGGTGCCCGCTGGACAGAGCGTCTCCAGTGCCAGGGTGAGCTGCTTTTGGTCTAGGAAACGCATCCCCGCATGCAGTTCGGTCGCCACGCCAATGGCCAGGATCACGAAGTGAATCAGCGATCTCCAGGGCAACGAATCCCCAGTTTCTCCCGGCCAATAGCCCATTAGATTCAAACTCAAGCGGGGCACTGCAAAGAAGTACACATCCAGCTGTTGATCGCGTTGCAGAAAGCGAAACCACTTGGACATGATGGATGTTACGTTTGAAACACATCCTGGCAAGGATTACCCTTTTTATAGGCAGCTGCAAACATATTGGCGCAGCTAATTGACTTGTTGTTCGCTGAAAGTTTGGCCAAGGCTAGTGCAGTAACTTTTGCAATTTGGTCCTGATTTGGGACCCGGTGGTAAGTGGCAAGTGGTAAGTGGTGCATGTGGTTGGGGTCACCTTCGCGATGCCATGGACTCGTGAGCGCCACTTGTTATACGTGGATGAGGTGGGACGACAGGCACAAGTAGCCGGGAACGAGTCGCAATCAGAGCTAATGCATCAATTAGCGCTGGCCGCTAATTTCAGTaatcaaaatacaaacaaatcaaGATTAAGACACTCGGACATCGGACTCGTCGAATTCGTGCGTTTTTAACTAATCTCTAGCCCACTCACGCACAGCATGAGGTTTCAGGAGCGGATTCGGGTAGCTCTGGATACCAAGTGTTAGAAATTATCAGGAATGAATAAAGGTATGAAGTTTGCTTAAATCAAATGGGGGTCAATTTGTTTGAATATTATAGCTGAGTCATAAGCTTGCAGTTTCCACTGATTGCAGTTGATCATCTTATCTATATTCTTGTAACTGCTGTTTTGTTTGTAGGTTTGTTTATCATTGAGTCGAGCATATTCGCGACTTCAACCCAAACTAAGCAGAGTGCTAGTCTGGAATTCGAAAAGATGACCTTGTTGAGTCACATTGATAAGGGGCGTGATATCTCGAGTATCGTAATAGTTGGCCTTATCGAAAGCAGCTTGGATATAAAACATGTTCCTGATGCGATTGTGTCACGTGATTTAAGTGCGAGCAGTGAGGTATTTGGGAGTACATACGAGGGATTCTTGTTTTGGGGATGTGAAGGTGGATTAACATTATCCTTAAATCCTTTTGAATAATTGTATTAAGCGAACTGGATTGCATTTTAGTTGGAGCTGAGGAATCCGCACCTGTGCGCCCGTTGCCTGTCACCTGCGGAGTCATAAATCATGCAAACCTGTCCGCCGGTGTgcgtttgggtttgggtttgggtttggttttcgAGTGCGACCATTGATGTATTGAGGCGTTGACAAAAAACGCCACAGACGAGTCTAAGttattttttctctttatGCCACTTTTTCATGTAGTATATATACTTAGATTGGCAGCGCACGTTCCTCGGCCCGGTGACGTCAGCGATGGCACGCACACACCTGGAGGCTCACGGATTTCGGTTTGGCTTTTGtcgattttagtttttatttctgtgCGTTTGATcggttttaaaaaaaagagcCGCGACGCCAGCGAAGGTCGATCTAGAGCAGCGATAAGGTCACTCCACAAGTTCAGCCCCCAAAAAGGTTCTCACACAACGAGACACACAACTTCTCCTACTTTAAATGGTGCTATGTCCTCTAGGGATATGAGTATATGAGTGGCACTTGGAATAAGAACCAAATAAGACATTTCCctaatatgtataataatataaagtAGCCGAATTAATGGCCAATTTGGAGCTGTAGTGAGCAAGCCCCTCGCAAATGCAAGGGcatcaaattgatttaaaacaCTGGATGATGATAGTAATGATGATGGGTAAATTGCTTGATTCGCGGGATTGGGATAGATTTGATGGGCATAATTGCAGCGGCAGTGCCGAGCACCGCCAATGGCCAGCAAATTGAATCAACGCCAATTGCTCAGCCGTCAGTAGTTGCCCCTTTTCCatatgcatttgttttttacttGGCTCGGCATCAGCAAATCGCAACTTCCTAGCAAGTGGTGTGCCCCAACCCGCcaaacacgcacactcacTGCCTAACACGCAACAAAAATACAGTAAGGCCTCGAGAATGAATAACAGGAGTAAACTTATACTTCCTTTGTCATtagagaaatggaaaaatcaagaaaatgaTGAAACTATTTGAAATACTTGCAATTgcatatacaaaatattattccAAGTATCTTTGTGCTTAGAACTTTACAACTAATGCTCAAACAAGGATTATTGCAATCCTTTCAAGGATGTAAAACCAGCATAGAGTTCACTGTACATAGATGCATAGATAGCGCAAAAGGGAAGCATTCCCAGCACTCAGCTCAATTGAGATGGCCTGACATTGTTTCGGAAAAGTCGCCCAAATCAGCTGAATCCGCGGAGGGAGCCGCCTTAATTCGGATGaggggcatgggcatgggcacgggattgggactgggaatgggaatgggggtACTAGAATATCCGATCACGCCGTTCTGTTTCATGACAAGCCGATCTACAGCTTGTTGCTGGCCCAACTGAGCTGGCACCCCAAACACATCCCCAGAACCGAAAACAATACGCCGGGCATATAGTGCACATGACTATTAGATAAGTTTATTATAGAATAAATAAGCGTGCGGCACCGaagccgaaaccgaaactgaaactgaactgaaatgcgaatgcgagtgcCAGTGCCATAAAGAAGTTAAGCAATTCAGACAGTTTAGagcataaat contains:
- the LOC122624204 gene encoding odorant receptor 10a, with product MSKWFRFLQRDQQLDVYFFAVPRLSLNLMGYWPGETGDSLPWRSLIHFVILAIGVATELHAGMRFLDQKQLTLALETLCPAGTSAVTLLKMFLMLHYRRDLSTMWHRLRRLLFDPNWERSEQRDIRLRYSAMAARINFWPLSAGFFTCTTYNLKPILIALVLCLQKRFEDFVWFTPFNMTMPNVLLSSPFFPLTYIFIAYTGYVTIFMFGGCDGFYFEFCAHLSALFEVLQAEIDSIFRPYKDLLELSPVQLYTLEQKMRSVIIRHNAIIDLARFFRDRYTIITLAHFVSAAMVIGFSMVNLLTLGNNGLGAMLYVAYTIAALSQLLVYCYGGTLVAESSTELCQAMFSCPWQLLKPHQRRLVQLLILRSQRPISMAVPFFSPSLATFAAILHTSGSIIALVKSFQ